A single genomic interval of Pseudomonas sp. TH06 harbors:
- the minE gene encoding cell division topological specificity factor MinE, with the protein MNLFDFFRANKKPSTASVAKERLQIIVAHERGQRSTPDYLPALQKELVDVIRKYVNIGNDDVHVALESQGSCSILELNITLPDR; encoded by the coding sequence ATGAACCTTTTTGACTTCTTTCGTGCCAACAAAAAGCCAAGCACTGCCTCGGTAGCGAAAGAGCGTCTACAGATCATCGTGGCGCATGAGCGCGGCCAGCGCAGCACGCCGGATTACTTGCCAGCCTTGCAGAAGGAACTGGTCGACGTGATCCGCAAGTACGTCAACATCGGCAACGACGACGTACATGTTGCACTGGAAAGCCAGGGCAGTTGCTCGATTCTGGAACTCAACATCACCCTGCCAGATCGCTGA
- the minD gene encoding septum site-determining protein MinD, which produces MAKILVVTSGKGGVGKTTTSAAIGTGLALRGHKTVIVDFDVGLRNLDLIMGCERRVVYDFVNVVNGEANLQQALIKDKRLENLYVLAASQTRDKDALTVEGVEKVLMQLKEDFDFVVCDSPAGIEKGAHLAMYFADEAIIVTNPEVSSVRDSDRMLGLLASKSRRAENGEEPIKEHLLLTRYNPQRVSDGEMLGVEDVKEILAVTLLGVIPESQAVLKASNSGVPVILDDQSDAGQAYSDAVDRLLGKEKEHRFLDVTKKGFFERLFGGR; this is translated from the coding sequence TTGGCCAAGATTCTCGTGGTTACATCCGGCAAGGGTGGTGTGGGTAAGACCACCACCAGCGCCGCTATCGGTACCGGCCTCGCTCTGCGCGGCCACAAAACAGTGATCGTCGACTTCGACGTGGGCTTGCGTAACCTTGACCTGATCATGGGTTGCGAGCGCCGCGTGGTGTATGACTTCGTCAACGTGGTCAACGGCGAAGCCAACCTGCAACAGGCTCTGATCAAAGACAAGCGCCTGGAAAACCTCTACGTACTGGCCGCCAGTCAGACCCGCGACAAAGACGCGCTGACCGTCGAAGGCGTGGAAAAGGTTCTGATGCAGTTGAAGGAAGACTTCGACTTCGTGGTCTGCGACTCCCCGGCGGGCATCGAGAAAGGTGCACACCTGGCCATGTATTTCGCCGACGAAGCGATCATCGTGACCAACCCGGAAGTGTCCTCGGTACGTGACTCCGACCGCATGCTCGGCCTGTTGGCGAGCAAGTCCCGTCGTGCCGAAAACGGCGAAGAGCCGATCAAGGAACACCTCCTGCTGACCCGTTACAACCCACAGCGCGTCAGTGATGGCGAAATGCTCGGCGTTGAAGACGTGAAGGAAATTCTGGCAGTGACCCTGCTGGGCGTCATCCCGGAGTCTCAGGCAGTCCTGAAGGCATCCAACTCGGGCGTCCCGGTGATTCTCGACGACCAGAGCGATGCCGGTCAGGCGTACAGCGATGCCGTTGATCGTCTGCTGGGCAAAGAAAAAGAACATCGTTTCCTCGATGTTACGAAGAAGGGATTCTTCGAGCGCCTGTTTGGAGGTAGGTAA
- a CDS encoding M18 family aminopeptidase encodes MREELNQGLIDFLKASPTPFHATASLVQRLEAAGYVRLDEREPWTTEPNGRYYVTRNDSSIVAIKMGRTSPLHGGIRLVGAHTDSPCLRVKPQPELQRQGFWQLGVEVYGGALLAPWFDRDLSLAGRVTFRRDGKVESQLIDFKAPIAIIPNLAIHLNREANQGWAINAQTELPPILAQFAGDERVDFRAVLTDQLAREHGLNADVVLDYELSFYDTQSAAVIGLNGDFIAGARLDNLLSCYAGLQALLTAETDETCVLVCNDHEEVGSCSACGADGPMLEQTLRRLLPEGDEFVRTIQKSLLVSADNAHGVHPNYAEKHDANHGPKLNAGPVIKVNSNQRYATNSETAGFFRHLCMAEEVPVQSFVVRSDMGCGSTIGPITASHLGVRTVDIGLPTFAMHSIRELCGSHDLAHLVKVLSAFYACRELP; translated from the coding sequence ATGCGCGAAGAGTTGAACCAAGGCCTGATCGACTTTCTCAAGGCCTCCCCTACCCCGTTCCACGCCACTGCCAGCCTTGTTCAACGTCTGGAGGCCGCCGGTTACGTGCGCCTCGACGAGCGCGAGCCATGGACTACCGAGCCTAACGGCCGCTATTACGTCACCCGCAACGACTCCTCGATCGTCGCAATCAAAATGGGCCGTACTTCGCCACTGCACGGCGGCATCCGCCTGGTCGGCGCGCACACTGACAGCCCATGTCTGCGGGTCAAACCGCAACCGGAGCTGCAGCGTCAGGGTTTCTGGCAACTGGGCGTCGAAGTCTACGGCGGTGCGCTGCTGGCCCCGTGGTTCGACCGCGATCTGTCGCTGGCCGGCCGCGTGACCTTCCGCCGCGATGGTAAAGTCGAGAGCCAGTTGATCGACTTCAAGGCACCGATCGCGATCATTCCCAACCTGGCCATCCACCTCAATCGCGAGGCCAACCAAGGCTGGGCGATCAACGCACAGACCGAACTGCCGCCGATCCTCGCGCAGTTTGCCGGTGACGAGCGCGTCGATTTCCGCGCCGTGCTCACCGATCAACTGGCCCGCGAACATGGCCTCAACGCCGACGTGGTGCTCGATTACGAGCTGAGTTTCTACGACACGCAAAGCGCTGCGGTGATTGGCCTGAACGGCGATTTCATTGCCGGCGCGCGCCTCGACAACCTGCTGTCGTGCTACGCCGGTCTGCAAGCTCTGCTCACTGCCGAAACCGACGAAACCTGCGTGCTGGTGTGCAACGACCACGAAGAAGTCGGCTCCTGCTCGGCCTGCGGTGCCGACGGCCCGATGCTCGAACAGACCCTGCGCCGCCTGCTGCCGGAAGGTGACGAGTTCGTCCGCACCATTCAAAAGTCCCTGCTGGTCTCGGCCGACAACGCCCACGGCGTGCACCCGAACTACGCCGAGAAGCACGACGCCAACCACGGCCCGAAACTCAACGCCGGCCCGGTGATCAAGGTCAACAGCAACCAGCGCTACGCCACCAACAGCGAAACCGCCGGGTTCTTCCGTCATCTGTGCATGGCCGAAGAAGTCCCGGTGCAAAGCTTCGTGGTACGCAGCGACATGGGCTGCGGCTCGACCATCGGCCCGATCACCGCCAGCCACCTGGGCGTGCGCACCGTCGATATCGGTCTGCCGACTTTCGCCATGCACTCGATTCGCGAGCTGTGCGGCAGCCATGACCTGGCGCACCTGGTCAAAGTGCTGAGCGCGTTCTACGCCTGCCGCGAATTGCCGTAA
- the minC gene encoding septum site-determining protein MinC: MSQTEPLDQDPVFQLKGSMLAITVLELARNDLESLDRQLAAKVAQAPNFFSNAPLVLALDKLPPSEGAVDLPGLMRVCRQHGLRTLAIRASRIEDIAAAIAIDIPVLPPSGARERPLETPEAEVKKKPEKPPEPTIKATRVITTPVRGGQQIYAQGGDLVVVSSVSPGAELLADGNIHVYGPMRGRALAGVKGDTKARIFCQQLSAELISIAGHYKVSEDLRRDPMWGSGVQISLSGDVLNIIRL; encoded by the coding sequence ATGAGCCAAACCGAACCGTTAGACCAAGATCCCGTATTCCAGCTCAAGGGCAGCATGCTGGCCATCACTGTGCTGGAACTGGCCCGTAACGACCTCGAAAGCCTCGATCGGCAATTGGCCGCCAAAGTCGCCCAGGCGCCGAACTTCTTCAGCAACGCGCCGCTGGTTCTGGCGCTGGACAAACTGCCGCCGAGCGAAGGCGCCGTCGATCTGCCGGGCCTGATGCGCGTGTGCCGCCAACATGGCCTGCGCACCCTGGCGATTCGTGCCAGCCGCATCGAAGACATCGCCGCCGCCATCGCCATCGACATTCCGGTGTTGCCGCCGTCCGGCGCCCGTGAGCGACCGCTGGAAACCCCGGAAGCCGAAGTCAAAAAGAAACCGGAAAAACCGCCTGAACCGACCATCAAAGCGACCCGCGTAATCACCACGCCAGTACGTGGTGGCCAACAGATATATGCCCAGGGTGGCGATCTGGTGGTGGTGTCCTCGGTCAGTCCGGGGGCGGAACTTCTCGCCGATGGCAACATCCATGTATACGGCCCGATGCGCGGTCGTGCGCTGGCCGGGGTCAAGGGCGACACCAAGGCGCGGATTTTCTGTCAGCAATTGAGCGCTGAACTGATCTCCATCGCAGGCCACTACAAGGTTTCCGAGGACTTGCGTCGTGATCCGATGTGGGGCTCGGGCGTACAGATCAGCCTGTCGGGCGACGTGTTGAACATCATTCGGCTTTAA
- a CDS encoding mechanosensitive ion channel family protein: protein MFARLFALPCFLLICLMTLLPVAPAHAVGLPGLLNTSKTQPEAQEPLGQSLDEVIKSLENDKQRAQLLSDLKKLRDATKKAQASPEEGVLGLIGGTLANFEKQFSGADSPLNRWSNEFDLAKDELKAMMLPASEWLPIIFGFAVILMVWSLLAAALIWLGHRVRMRFGLTEELPQHPKALDMLRFALRKLGPWLIALVMTVYMSYALPSSLGKSLAMVLAYALVVGTCFSAICVIAFSLLDGPHRHRALYILRHQAFRPLWLIGSFAAFGEALNDPRLIESLGVHLAHTAATVANVLAALSTGLFILRFRRPIAHLIRNQPLSRRLTRRALSDTIEILGTFWYMPALVLVGISLFATFVSAGDTSTALRQSLICTVLLVLCMVINGLVRRHSLKPQRGAKRHALYSERLKNFFYTLAHLLVWLAFIELGLRVWGQSLIGFAEGEGHDVSVKLFSLIGTLIFSWLIWILADTAVHHALTRSRKGLANARAQTMMPLIRNVLFVAIFIIALIVALANMGMNVTPLLAGAGVIGLAIGFGAQSLVADLITGLFIIIEDSLAIDDYVDVGGHLGTVEGLTIRTVRLRDIDGIVHTIPFSEIKSIKNYSREFGYAIFRVAVPYNMEIDDAIKLMREVGQKMRTDPLQRRNIWSPLEIQGVESFESGSAILRARFKTAPIKQWEVSRAFNLSLKRHLDEAGLDLATPRMSVQVITAGGGLPKE, encoded by the coding sequence GTGTTTGCTCGTCTTTTTGCCCTGCCCTGCTTTTTACTTATCTGCCTGATGACGCTGCTGCCCGTGGCGCCTGCCCACGCAGTCGGTCTGCCGGGCCTGCTCAACACCAGCAAGACACAGCCCGAGGCGCAGGAACCGCTGGGGCAATCCCTCGACGAAGTCATCAAGTCGCTGGAAAATGACAAGCAACGTGCGCAGTTGCTGAGCGATCTGAAGAAACTCCGTGACGCCACGAAAAAAGCCCAGGCCTCTCCCGAAGAAGGCGTACTCGGGCTGATTGGCGGCACGCTGGCCAATTTCGAAAAACAATTCTCCGGCGCCGACAGCCCGCTCAATCGCTGGTCCAACGAATTCGATCTGGCCAAGGATGAGCTGAAAGCAATGATGCTCCCGGCCAGTGAATGGCTGCCGATCATCTTCGGCTTTGCGGTGATCCTGATGGTCTGGAGCCTGCTCGCCGCCGCGCTGATCTGGCTCGGTCACCGGGTGCGCATGCGTTTCGGCCTCACCGAAGAATTGCCGCAACACCCCAAGGCCCTCGACATGCTGCGCTTCGCATTGCGCAAACTCGGGCCATGGCTGATCGCCCTGGTAATGACCGTTTACATGAGCTACGCCTTGCCGTCGTCGCTGGGCAAAAGCCTGGCGATGGTGCTGGCCTATGCGCTGGTGGTCGGCACGTGTTTCTCGGCGATCTGCGTAATCGCGTTCTCCTTGCTCGACGGCCCGCATCGCCATCGCGCGCTCTACATCCTGCGCCATCAGGCGTTCCGACCGTTGTGGCTGATCGGCAGCTTCGCCGCGTTTGGTGAAGCGCTGAACGACCCGCGCCTGATCGAGAGCCTCGGCGTACACCTGGCGCACACCGCAGCGACCGTCGCCAATGTCCTCGCCGCACTGTCGACCGGTTTGTTCATCCTGCGTTTCCGCCGACCGATTGCCCACCTGATCCGTAACCAACCGTTGTCGCGGCGCCTGACGCGCCGCGCCCTCAGCGACACCATCGAAATCCTCGGCACCTTCTGGTACATGCCCGCACTGGTGCTGGTCGGGATCTCGCTGTTCGCCACCTTCGTCTCCGCCGGCGACACCAGCACCGCGCTGCGCCAGTCGCTGATCTGCACCGTGTTGCTGGTGTTGTGCATGGTGATCAATGGATTGGTACGCCGACATTCGCTGAAACCGCAACGCGGGGCGAAACGTCACGCGCTCTACTCCGAGCGCCTGAAAAACTTCTTCTATACCCTCGCGCATCTGCTGGTATGGCTGGCGTTCATCGAACTGGGCTTGCGCGTGTGGGGCCAGTCGCTGATCGGATTTGCCGAAGGCGAAGGCCATGACGTCAGCGTCAAACTGTTCAGCCTGATCGGCACATTGATCTTCTCCTGGCTGATCTGGATCCTCGCCGACACCGCCGTCCATCACGCCCTCACCCGCTCACGAAAAGGCCTGGCCAACGCCCGCGCACAGACAATGATGCCGCTGATCCGCAACGTGCTGTTCGTGGCGATTTTCATCATTGCGTTGATCGTCGCCTTGGCGAACATGGGCATGAACGTCACGCCACTGCTGGCCGGTGCCGGTGTCATCGGTCTGGCCATCGGTTTCGGTGCGCAGTCGCTGGTCGCGGATTTGATCACCGGCCTGTTCATCATCATCGAAGACTCCCTGGCCATCGATGACTACGTCGACGTCGGTGGCCACCTCGGTACCGTCGAAGGCCTGACCATCCGCACCGTGCGCCTGCGCGACATCGACGGCATCGTCCACACGATTCCGTTCAGCGAAATCAAAAGCATCAAAAACTACTCGCGGGAATTCGGTTACGCGATTTTCCGCGTGGCCGTGCCGTACAACATGGAAATCGACGACGCGATCAAACTGATGCGCGAAGTCGGCCAGAAAATGCGCACCGATCCGTTGCAACGCCGCAACATCTGGTCGCCGCTGGAGATTCAGGGTGTGGAGAGTTTTGAGTCCGGCAGCGCGATTCTGCGCGCCCGCTTCAAGACCGCGCCGATCAAACAATGGGAAGTTTCCCGGGCCTTCAACCTGTCGCTCAAACGCCATCTCGACGAGGCAGGGCTGGATCTGGCGACGCCGAGAATGAGTGTGCAAGTGATCACTGCTGGCGGTGGCCTGCCGAAGGAATAG
- a CDS encoding RluA family pseudouridine synthase, with protein MPLSNIRIIHQDAAVLVVDKPTLLLSVPGRADDNKDCLITRLQENGYPEARIVHRLDWETSGIILLARDADTHRELSRQFHDRETEKAYTALAWGQPELDSGSIDLPLRYDPPTKPRHVVDHEFGKHALTFWRVLERCGDWCRVELTPITGRSHQLRVHMLSIGHPLLGDGLYAHEQALAAWPRLCLHASMLSFTHPQTGERLRFECPAPF; from the coding sequence ATGCCGTTGTCCAACATCCGCATCATCCATCAGGACGCCGCCGTACTGGTGGTCGACAAACCCACCCTGCTGCTCTCGGTGCCCGGTCGCGCCGACGACAACAAGGACTGCCTGATTACCCGCTTGCAGGAAAACGGCTACCCGGAAGCACGCATCGTCCATCGCCTGGACTGGGAAACCTCCGGGATCATTCTGCTGGCCCGTGACGCTGACACCCACCGCGAACTGTCGCGCCAGTTTCACGACCGCGAAACCGAAAAGGCCTACACCGCGTTGGCCTGGGGCCAGCCGGAACTGGACAGTGGCAGTATCGATTTGCCGCTGCGCTACGACCCGCCAACCAAGCCGCGCCACGTGGTCGATCATGAATTCGGCAAGCATGCACTGACCTTCTGGCGTGTGCTGGAACGTTGTGGCGACTGGTGCCGCGTCGAGCTGACACCGATCACCGGCCGCTCGCACCAGTTACGCGTGCACATGCTGTCGATCGGTCATCCGTTGCTCGGCGATGGCCTCTACGCCCACGAACAAGCCCTCGCTGCCTGGCCGCGCCTGTGCCTGCACGCGAGCATGCTCAGCTTCACCCATCCGCAAACCGGTGAACGCCTGCGCTTCGAGTGCCCGGCACCGTTCTGA